A single region of the Candidatus Binatia bacterium genome encodes:
- a CDS encoding helix-turn-helix domain-containing protein, protein MPITPSPAVLRACDVLGHLTRHPGESFTVSELARVVEVPRATCDAILQALASAQYVTRNHGDRRYRLGPGGIALGDAARTAHPVLQAAKIEAEELARQSESCVAVCIRDGDTARVVEVFDFGPLFALRARVGQTIPLVPPFGAVFVAWADADVDAWLANARPALTTDEQRRYRRALEEVRRRGYSVSVATRRQTELTRAVDTLATSPESEVALLARDRVVQEMMHSRYLVAELDTDQAVRVAQVSAPVFDGSGHAAASILAPGPDYDLAGAELRELVRRIAAAAVRATGRAGGRDSAHGSAAGEDPRAL, encoded by the coding sequence ATGCCGATCACTCCCTCGCCCGCAGTTCTTCGTGCCTGCGACGTACTCGGGCACCTCACGCGTCACCCCGGGGAGTCGTTCACGGTTTCGGAGTTGGCGCGCGTCGTCGAGGTGCCTCGGGCTACGTGCGACGCAATCCTGCAGGCGCTCGCGTCTGCGCAGTACGTCACTCGGAATCACGGCGATCGCCGCTATCGGCTCGGGCCGGGTGGCATCGCTCTTGGCGACGCGGCACGGACGGCACACCCGGTTCTTCAAGCTGCCAAGATCGAAGCGGAAGAGCTGGCGCGTCAGAGCGAGTCTTGTGTTGCGGTGTGCATCCGCGACGGAGACACGGCGCGCGTCGTCGAGGTGTTCGACTTCGGACCTCTCTTCGCGCTTCGAGCCCGCGTGGGGCAGACCATCCCGCTGGTTCCACCGTTCGGAGCCGTGTTCGTCGCGTGGGCCGATGCCGATGTCGACGCATGGCTGGCGAACGCGCGGCCGGCACTCACGACGGACGAGCAGCGGCGCTATCGTCGTGCGCTCGAAGAGGTACGGCGACGCGGCTACAGCGTTTCGGTCGCGACGCGTCGGCAGACGGAGCTCACGCGGGCAGTGGACACCCTCGCGACATCGCCCGAGTCCGAAGTTGCGCTGCTCGCACGCGACCGGGTGGTGCAAGAGATGATGCACAGCCGCTACCTCGTCGCGGAGCTCGATACGGACCAGGCGGTGCGCGTCGCTCAGGTTTCGGCGCCCGTCTTCGATGGGAGCGGGCACGCGGCGGCGTCGATCCTCGCGCCCGGACCCGACTACGATCTGGCGGGTGCCGAGCTTCGCGAGTTGGTACGGCGCATTGCCGCGGCGGCGGTTCGTGCTACGGGCCGCGCGGGTGGCCGAGATTCGGCGCACGGATCCGCCGCCGGCGAGGACCCGCGGGCGCTCTGA